Proteins encoded by one window of Rhodamnia argentea isolate NSW1041297 chromosome 6, ASM2092103v1, whole genome shotgun sequence:
- the LOC115746086 gene encoding transcription factor TCP12-like, whose product MFPSDSNGIDPISIWDGHKQQPLSSDAVPSSKQEDHLVSFFNFPSPFPHYYEDDSSFLDLDLLLPQPQRPVSSDDAAVVANTLTNMVDLDNNVNVNEASGGGGGGILKKKHSTPEPVPRKRTSKKDRHSKIYTARGPRDRRMRLSLEVARDFFDLQDMLGFDKASKTVEWLLLHSKPAIKELSKSIAKMNNSCTAGSASSMSECDVASGIDEAAGNGDHSASVTQDKPPPIKEKKTRISRRNSFYLLARESRTKARARARERTAEKLWMRRLDGPKPYSEAMKTDLNKSSSLYEACEESGIQGSNNVRAASDFLAQSEEPQEEENLGTTGQIVDDSLAGSWSSPFSFNHVTSTGFSQEHEFRELHLFVKTWDTYNSLYQC is encoded by the exons ATGTTCCCCTCAGACAGCAATGGCATTGACCCCATCTCTATTTGGGATGGCCACAAGCAGCAGCCCCTTTCAAGTGATGCCGTCCCAAGCTCCAAACAAGAAGACCACcttgtttctttcttcaacTTTCCCTCTCCTTTCCCTCACTACTATGAAGATGACAGCTCCTTTCTTGACCTTGACCTATTACTTCCGCAGCCACAACGACCAGTAAGTAGTGACGACGCTGCAGTGGTAGCTAATACACTCACGAACATGGTGGATCTGGACAACAACGTCAATGTAAATGAAGCatcaggaggaggaggaggaggcattTTGAAGAAGAAACATTCCACGCCTGAACCAGTCCCTAGAAAGAGAACCTCGAAAAAGGATCGGCACAGCAAGATTTATACTGCTCGGGGTCCGAGAGATCGAAGAATGAGATTGTCCCTCGAGGTCGCCCGCGATTTTTTTGATCTCCAAGACATGCTGGGATTCGACAAGGCGAGTAAAACTGTTGAGTGGCTGCTGTTACACTCCAAGCCTGCGATCAAGGAGCTTTCGAAAAGCATTGCAAAGATGAACAACAGTTGCACTGCCGGTAGCGCATCTTCTATGTCAGAGTGCGATGTGGCGTCAGGAATTGATGAGGCGGCCGGTAATGGGGATCACTCGGCCAGTGTCACTCAAGACAAGCCGCCGCCGATTAAGGAGAAAAAGACCAGGATATCCCGCAGGAATTCGTTTTACCTGCTTGCAAGAGAATCGAGGACAAAGGCGAGGGCAAGGGCGAGGGAGAGGACAGCAGAGAAGCTGTGGATGCGAAGACTCGATGGACCAAAACCATATAGTGAAGCAATGAAGACCGACTTGAACAAGAGTAGTAGTCTGTATGAAGCTTGTGAAGAATCTGGTATCCAAGGTAGCAACAACGTGAGAGCTGCCTCCGACTTTCTAGCTCAATCTGAAGAGCCACAGGAGGAGGAGAACTTAGGAACAACAGGACAGATTGTTGATGATTCTTTGGCGGGCAGTTGGAGCTCACCTTTCAGTTTCAACCATGTTACAAGCACTGGTTTCTCCCAAGAG CATGAGTTCAGAGAGCTTCATCTCTTCGTCAAAACGTGGGATACCTACAACAGTCTGTATCAGTGCTAA